From Xiphophorus couchianus chromosome 4, X_couchianus-1.0, whole genome shotgun sequence, a single genomic window includes:
- the LOC114143581 gene encoding mortality factor 4-like protein 1 isoform X1, which produces MAPKQDPKQKFQEGERVLCFHGPLLYEAKCVKINVKDKQIKYFIHYSGWNKNWDEWVPESRVLKYVDSNLAKQRELQKANQDHYVEGKMRGLAPSKKIAAVQQKHVDLKIKKAKQKIPGSGEGTSSGETPQAPRKKRARVDPTVECEEMFANRVEVKVKIPEELKPWLVDDWDLITRQKQLFHLPAKKSVEVILEDYANYKKSKGNSDNKEYAVNEVVAGIREYFNVMLGTQLLYKFERPQYADILSERPDVPMSQMYGAPHLLRLFVRIGAMLAYTLLDEKSLALLLNYLQDFLKYLVKNSASLFSASDYEVAPPEYHRKAV; this is translated from the exons ATGGCGCCAAAACAGGACCCTAAGCAGAAATTTCAAGAag GTGAAAGAGTCCTGTGCTTTCATGGGCCACTGCTCTATGAGGCAAAG TGTGTCAAAATCAACGTAAAGGACAAGCAGATAAAATACTTCATTCACTACAGCGGCTGGAACAAAAA CTGGGATGAATGGGTTCCTGAAAGCAGAGTTCTCAAATATGTGGACAGCAACCTTGCAAAACAAAGAGAGCTTCAAAAGGCCAATCA GGATCATTATGTTGAGGGAAAGATGAGGGGTTTAGCACCAAGCAAGAAGATTGCTGCTGTGCAGCAAAAACATGTCGATCT gaaaattaaaaaggcaaaacagaaaa TCCCTGGATCGGGCGAAGGCACCAGCAGTGGCGAAACACCCCAGGCACCACGGAAGAAACGAGCGCGGGTCGACCCAACTGTCGAGTGT GAGGAAATGTTTGCGAACCGTGTGGAGGTGAAGGTGAAGATTCCCGAGGAGCTGAAACCTTGGCTGGTGGACGACTGGGACCTCATCACACGACAGAAACAG TTATTTCATTTGCCTGCTAAGAAGAGCGTGGAGGTGATCTTGGAGGACTATGCAAACTACAAGAAATCAAAAGGAAACTCCGACAACAA GGAGTACGCCGTGAACGAGGTGGTTGCCGGGATCCGGGAGTACTTCAACGTCATGCTGGGCACTCAGCTGCTTTACAAGTTCGAGAGGCCGCAGTACGCCGACATCCTGTCTGAGCGCCCGGACGTGCCGATGTCTCAGATGTACGGAGCTCCACACCTGCTGCGTCTGTTTG TTCGTATCGGAGCCATGTTGGCATACACTTTACTGGACGAGAAGAGTCTGGCCCTGCTGCTCAATTACCTGCAAGATTTCCTCAA GTATCTGGTGAAGAACTCGGCCAGCCTCTTCAGCGCCAGCGACTACGAGGTCGCCCCCCCTGAGTACCACCGGAAAGCTGTGTGA
- the LOC114143581 gene encoding mortality factor 4-like protein 1 isoform X2 → MAPKQDPKQKFQEGERVLCFHGPLLYEAKCVKINVKDKQIKYFIHYSGWNKNWDEWVPESRVLKYVDSNLAKQRELQKANQDHYVEGKMRGLAPSKKIAAVQQKHVDLKIKKAKQKIPGSGEGTSSGETPQAPRKKRARVDPTVECEEMFANRVEVKVKIPEELKPWLVDDWDLITRQKQLFHLPAKKSVEVILEDYANYKKSKGNSDNKEYAVNEVVAGIREYFNVMLGTQLLYKFERPQYADILSERPDVPMSQMYGAPHLLRLFGASERKAPK, encoded by the exons ATGGCGCCAAAACAGGACCCTAAGCAGAAATTTCAAGAag GTGAAAGAGTCCTGTGCTTTCATGGGCCACTGCTCTATGAGGCAAAG TGTGTCAAAATCAACGTAAAGGACAAGCAGATAAAATACTTCATTCACTACAGCGGCTGGAACAAAAA CTGGGATGAATGGGTTCCTGAAAGCAGAGTTCTCAAATATGTGGACAGCAACCTTGCAAAACAAAGAGAGCTTCAAAAGGCCAATCA GGATCATTATGTTGAGGGAAAGATGAGGGGTTTAGCACCAAGCAAGAAGATTGCTGCTGTGCAGCAAAAACATGTCGATCT gaaaattaaaaaggcaaaacagaaaa TCCCTGGATCGGGCGAAGGCACCAGCAGTGGCGAAACACCCCAGGCACCACGGAAGAAACGAGCGCGGGTCGACCCAACTGTCGAGTGT GAGGAAATGTTTGCGAACCGTGTGGAGGTGAAGGTGAAGATTCCCGAGGAGCTGAAACCTTGGCTGGTGGACGACTGGGACCTCATCACACGACAGAAACAG TTATTTCATTTGCCTGCTAAGAAGAGCGTGGAGGTGATCTTGGAGGACTATGCAAACTACAAGAAATCAAAAGGAAACTCCGACAACAA GGAGTACGCCGTGAACGAGGTGGTTGCCGGGATCCGGGAGTACTTCAACGTCATGCTGGGCACTCAGCTGCTTTACAAGTTCGAGAGGCCGCAGTACGCCGACATCCTGTCTGAGCGCCCGGACGTGCCGATGTCTCAGATGTACGGAGCTCCACACCTGCTGCGTCTGTTTGGTGCGTCCGAACGAAAAGCACCGAAGTGA